Part of the Quadrisphaera sp. DSM 44207 genome, GCGCGTGGATCCCGCAGCGGTCGTCCCGCTGCAGGTGCGGGCACGGCGTCCCGGCGTCCTTGGTGATCGCGAAGTCCGCCGACGCGGTCAGCGGCAGCGCGACGCAGCACAGCGCGGCGCAGCGCGAGCAGTCCGCCCGCAGGTCGCTCGCCGGCACGGGCCCGCGCCCGGGCACCCCGCTCACCCGGTCCACGCCATCCACAGCAGGTGGGCGACGCCGGCGCGCTCGAGCACCTGGAACGCCAGCGCGCTGGTGTGCATCAGCGCGGCCAGGCCCGTGACGGCGGCCAGGACGTGCGGGACGATCCCGAGGGTGCACCCCGCCGCCGCGACGGCGCTGGCCCGCGCGCCGCGCGAGAGGCCGGCGGCCACCGTGTAGAGCACGCCGGTGCCCGGGGTGGCGACCACGACCAGCGTGGTGAGCCAGAACTCGACGGTCACGGGGCCTCCTGCGCGCGGTCGGCGGCCCGGCGGACGCTAGGTGCCGCCGCTCCCCGGCGCAAGGGCGCGCCGTGGGGCCCGCCGGGTCGGCTCACGACCCCGGGCACCGGCGGCGGGTGGCCGTCGCGGTGGCGCTCGACGTGCTCGGGCTCGAGGGGTCGGGGTCTGGCACGGGAACCTCCTGCGCTCGGTGCGTCACCGCACGGCGACCAGCCGGGCGAAGACCACGACGTTGCTCTCGTAGTGGCCGCTGGACGCGTCGAAGTCCCCGCCGCACGTGATCAGCCGCAGGGCCGGGTGGTCCGTGGTCCCGTAGACCTCCGCCGTGGGGAAGTCGTCCTTGGGGTGCTGCTCCACCCGCTCGACGACGAACACGGCCCGCGACCCGTCCTCGCGCGCGACCACGACCTCGGCGCCGGGTCGCACCTCGGCCAGGCGGTAGAAGACCGCCGGGCCCTCCCTCGAGTCGACGTGACCGGCGATGACCGCCGGCCCCAGCTCCCCCGGCGTCGGGGCGTGCTCGTACCAGCCCGCCAGGGCGTCGTCGACGGGCACCTGCAGGGAGCCGTCGTCCTGCAGGCCCAGGGTCTCCAGCCGCGGGGAGCGCACGCCGACCGAGGGCACGGACACCGACACCGGTGCCGCCCTCGCCAGGACGGTCGCGCCCGCTGCCGCCGACGACACCGCGACCTGGTGCTGCGCGACGGCCGGCGCGACGACGGGTGCCGCGACCGGCGCGGCACCCGGTGCCGGGGGCGCGGGCGGCGCCGGGGTCTGCCCCGCGAGCGCCGCGACCACCAGCGATCCTCCGAGCACGGCGAGCGCTCTGCTCGCGGTGCGGGCGGCGCGCTCGCGACCGGCGGCGGGCCTGCGGCGGACGTGCCGCCCGCCGGAGCGGCCGCCCCGAGCGACGTGCCGCCCGCTCATCCCGTCCTGCGGGAGCCGCGGCGGCGCGCCAGCAGGCCGGCGCCGACCAGGCTCGCCGCGCCGAGGGCGAGCAGGCCCGAGTGCTCCACGCCGGCAGCGCCGCCGCCCCCGGCGTCCGCGCCGCCGGACGGCGTCACCGCGACCTGCTGGGTCGACGGCTGCTGCGTCGACGGCTGCTGCTGGGTCGACGGCTGCTGGGTCGACGGCTGCTGCGTCGGCGGCTGGGTCGGCTGCTGCTGCGTCGGCTCCTGCGAGGCGGACCCGCCGCTGCCGGCAGCCGTCCCGCTGGAGGGCAGCGACTCGCAGGCGATGCCGTCGCCGTCCTCGTCGAGCCGCTCCGGGTCCCCGGGGACCAGCGCCGCCGTGGCCTCCTCCGTCGAGGCGAAGTCGGAGCAGTCGCGGTCGTTCGTCTGCGCCGAGGCGGGGGCGACGACGAGCGCGGAGGCGAGGAGGGTCGCCGACCCGAGCGTGGCCAGGGAGCGCAGCGTCATCGGAGGGTCCTCCCGTACGACCGGATGAGGACACAGAAAGTAACTGCATCGTCGCTGTCAGGGAAGACCCGTCGAGGGCCCAGCACGGGCGATGAGTTCGAGGCCGGACGGCGGTCTCCTCGTGCGGCACCCGCGCCGGGCGCCGGAGGACCGCCGGAGGACCGCCGGAGCACCGCAGGAGAGGAGCGCGCCGTGGCGCTGCAGAGGATCGTCCCCAACCTCTGGTTCGACACCCGGGCCGAGGAGGCCGCGCAGTTCTACACCTCCGTCTTCGACGGCTCGCGCATCGTCCGCGTGGCGCGCTACCCCGAGGGCGCGCCCGGGCCCGCCGGCTCCGTCATGACGGTGGAGTTCGAGCTGGAGGGGCAGCGGTTCGTCGGCATCAACGGCGGCCCGCACTTCCCCTTCACCGAGGCGGTCTCCTTCCAGGTCACCTGCCGCGACCAGGAGGAGGTCGACCGGTTCTGGTCCGCGCTGCTGGCGGGCGGAGGCGAGGAGAGCCGGTGCGGCTGGCTGAAGGACCGCTACGGGCTGTCCTGGCAGGTCGTGCCGGAGGGGATGGAGGAGCTGTTCGAGGACCCCGACCCCGCCCGCGCGCAGCGCGCGGTGCAGGCGATGCTGCAGATGCGCAAGCTCGACCTCGCCGCCCTGCGCCGCGCCGCGGACGGCGTCCCGGCGACCTGACGCCCTGACGACCTGACGCCCCGCCTGGCGACCGGACGGCGTCCGCGCGGGCGGTCGGCGCTACTCGGTGGCGATCGCCCGCAGGACGTCGAGGCGCACGGCGCGCACCGCGGGCAGCACCGCGGCCACCACGCCGATGACGGCCGCGACGACGAAGACGCCGGCCAGGGAGGCTCCCGGCACCGACAGCTCCGTCAGGCCCTGCTCCACCAGCGCCCGCTGCAGCGCGACGCCGAGCACGAGGCCGAGCACCGTGCCCAGCACGGCGCCGAACAGGGCGGTGAGCACGGACTCGACGGTGATGGTCGCCGCCAGCTGCCGGCGGCGCATGCCCACCGCCCGCAGCAGGCCGATCTCGCGGGTGCGCTCGACCACCGACAGCGCGAGGGTGTTGATGATC contains:
- a CDS encoding excalibur calcium-binding domain-containing protein → MTLRSLATLGSATLLASALVVAPASAQTNDRDCSDFASTEEATAALVPGDPERLDEDGDGIACESLPSSGTAAGSGGSASQEPTQQQPTQPPTQQPSTQQPSTQQQPSTQQPSTQQVAVTPSGGADAGGGGAAGVEHSGLLALGAASLVGAGLLARRRGSRRTG
- a CDS encoding class F sortase, yielding MVAALAGQTPAPPAPPAPGAAPVAAPVVAPAVAQHQVAVSSAAAGATVLARAAPVSVSVPSVGVRSPRLETLGLQDDGSLQVPVDDALAGWYEHAPTPGELGPAVIAGHVDSREGPAVFYRLAEVRPGAEVVVAREDGSRAVFVVERVEQHPKDDFPTAEVYGTTDHPALRLITCGGDFDASSGHYESNVVVFARLVAVR
- a CDS encoding VOC family protein → MQRIVPNLWFDTRAEEAAQFYTSVFDGSRIVRVARYPEGAPGPAGSVMTVEFELEGQRFVGINGGPHFPFTEAVSFQVTCRDQEEVDRFWSALLAGGGEESRCGWLKDRYGLSWQVVPEGMEELFEDPDPARAQRAVQAMLQMRKLDLAALRRAADGVPAT